The following coding sequences lie in one Prosthecobacter vanneervenii genomic window:
- a CDS encoding multicopper oxidase family protein yields the protein MQSESKPQTSRRDFIKAGLTAAAGTSVFGIGNSSRADVPLPIPSTIFKGAIENTVVPRWTDEMPRHQWVPPLSAGTEPAEYNGVGVGKVFHGVAPEWDPAVRGKDIPQIPEAEWSKYPVQYYRMHADVENMQILPTKMGLQTPLWRWCGRGPGLTDITTPQFRFRVGQPAMVRVTNNLPEETGIHMHGGHWPSHSDGHASFFVLPGEERDYYYPNVLPRKPGTNIADVSESPSTMWFHDHAQDMTAIHVARGMVGTCKGFDDLELGLITRGVLPGIKGKSDVGPEYYNPYDEYLTFTDRVFTQAGAAWYDSNSHNGYIGNVETVNGRAYPKMTVEARKYRFRLHGGSTARWRRIRVADAAGATISYLHIGHDAWLFDKAQTTQSVLISPGKRADVIIDFSKFKPGTKLYIENILDQTAGTGPTGTLESENVNVVVGKPAYSHQLLEFNVVAKNAAYPDASIIAGTPLRPHEKILDSDIVARRSFLFERKNGAWSMNGGFYDKNVANACPTINTAEEWTLTNSAGGWWHPIHIHLESHQQVANLTTGKVPPYWDTQKQDITKLGPNSSIKIRLRFRTFKGPFVFHCHNNEHEDFEMMNQFDPRAVGSLLPQPPQQFFP from the coding sequence ATGCAATCAGAATCCAAGCCTCAGACAAGCCGTCGTGATTTCATCAAGGCAGGGCTCACCGCAGCAGCCGGCACATCCGTTTTTGGAATCGGCAACTCCTCCCGCGCCGATGTCCCGCTGCCCATCCCCTCAACGATTTTCAAAGGGGCCATTGAAAACACCGTGGTGCCACGCTGGACGGATGAGATGCCCCGCCACCAGTGGGTGCCGCCGCTCAGCGCCGGCACTGAGCCTGCCGAATACAATGGCGTGGGCGTGGGCAAGGTCTTCCACGGCGTGGCTCCGGAATGGGATCCAGCCGTGCGCGGCAAGGACATTCCGCAGATCCCCGAGGCAGAGTGGAGCAAGTATCCCGTGCAGTACTACCGTATGCATGCGGATGTGGAAAACATGCAGATCCTGCCCACCAAGATGGGGCTGCAGACGCCGCTGTGGCGCTGGTGCGGCCGGGGTCCGGGACTCACCGACATCACGACGCCGCAGTTCCGCTTCCGCGTGGGACAGCCTGCGATGGTCCGCGTGACCAACAACCTGCCGGAAGAAACCGGCATCCACATGCATGGCGGCCACTGGCCGAGCCATTCAGACGGCCACGCCTCCTTCTTTGTCCTTCCTGGCGAAGAGCGTGACTACTATTACCCGAACGTGCTGCCACGCAAACCCGGCACCAACATTGCCGATGTCTCCGAAAGCCCCTCCACGATGTGGTTCCACGACCACGCCCAGGACATGACGGCCATCCACGTGGCCCGCGGTATGGTCGGCACCTGCAAAGGCTTCGATGATCTGGAGCTGGGCCTCATCACACGCGGTGTGCTGCCTGGCATCAAAGGCAAGTCCGATGTGGGACCGGAATACTACAACCCGTATGATGAATATCTCACATTTACGGACCGTGTCTTCACCCAGGCCGGTGCTGCCTGGTATGACTCCAACAGCCACAACGGCTACATCGGCAATGTGGAGACGGTCAATGGTCGTGCTTATCCGAAAATGACGGTGGAGGCGCGCAAGTACCGCTTCCGTCTGCATGGAGGATCCACAGCCCGCTGGCGCCGCATCCGTGTGGCTGATGCCGCCGGAGCCACCATCAGCTACCTGCACATCGGTCATGATGCCTGGCTTTTTGACAAGGCACAAACGACACAGAGCGTGCTCATCTCCCCGGGCAAGCGAGCCGATGTCATCATCGACTTCTCCAAGTTTAAACCCGGCACCAAGCTGTACATCGAAAACATCCTCGATCAGACGGCGGGCACCGGCCCAACGGGCACGCTGGAGTCTGAAAACGTGAACGTGGTCGTCGGCAAGCCTGCCTACAGCCATCAGCTTCTGGAGTTCAACGTCGTGGCCAAAAACGCCGCCTATCCAGATGCTTCCATCATCGCCGGCACACCGCTGCGTCCGCATGAGAAGATCCTTGATTCCGACATCGTGGCCCGCCGCAGCTTCCTGTTTGAGCGCAAGAACGGCGCCTGGTCCATGAACGGCGGCTTCTACGACAAGAACGTGGCCAACGCCTGCCCGACGATCAATACGGCGGAAGAGTGGACGCTGACCAACAGTGCCGGCGGCTGGTGGCACCCCATCCACATCCACCTGGAATCCCACCAGCAGGTGGCGAATCTGACGACTGGTAAAGTGCCGCCCTACTGGGATACGCAAAAGCAGGACATCACAAAACTCGGACCCAATTCGAGCATCAAGATCCGCCTGCGCTTCCGCACCTTCAAAGGCCCGTTCGTCTTCCACTGCCACAACAACGAGCATGAAGACTTCGAGATGATGAACCAGTTCGACCCGCGCGCCGTGGGCAGCCTGCTGCCACAGCCGCCTCAGCAGTTCTTCCCGTAA
- a CDS encoding secretin N-terminal domain-containing protein — translation MAALSSGPAQETGIKAEGFSPVAESEGNSPINDSALIKVNFPSAPIQAIIPFYTNLTRKKLILDSALKGEQLRIISPEPLTKNDAIAFIEATLLLNGYALIEVDSTTSKLINSGAGKSPTSDGLRVYHNIRDIPNHEEICHFILALRHISGDDASKAFQEVIKMHPYGAMSVVSNNTALIITENSATIRTIYEIAQVIDVPSASVENEMIKLERSDVELVAEIINEIFGEQEKMGGAAPEARANAGEKLGAPGSGGAVETSGNSGGSKVKVFPYRRTNELLVIGRPVDIIYIKGLVEKLDRQNHSTDFVKRRLKWLKVEDFISVAYNALAKDTDIQSGDGGAVSGGGGRRKTKQPGSDADALGAGALTGGASDASRGLNAMAMGANNAAGGLNGRSGGSNANRSLLSAPEEAGAPESMVVGKTLLIADPQSNSLVVSGSPEHIARIDQLLQELDVRPQQIYISAIIGQLSLGQNYNYGFDFLKMLDDFSLRQTNGSSSSSGLVGSTSSTGGLSASSAVNFSWNRLNLYGQIGSLSSYIKMIDSNNDFKILATPSVYAKNAAKSVISSGQKIAVPAQILSNSGLQAGIVNNSVSVDYRDVLLKLEVIPLINSDDEVTLRIAQINDNIVGSQTISGNTVPTIGTQQLVTEVAIKNNATVVLGGLITERTSKEGKGALGLRRIPVLKNFFGTTTTEHKREELLIFIQPHIIKAEDPSVTPNSIESSRTTLFKDTRNFGGVMLEDVPKALPFRE, via the coding sequence ATGGCTGCTTTGAGCTCAGGGCCTGCCCAGGAGACAGGGATAAAAGCGGAAGGCTTTTCGCCCGTTGCTGAGAGCGAAGGAAATTCGCCGATCAACGACAGCGCCTTGATCAAGGTCAATTTCCCGAGCGCCCCCATCCAGGCGATCATTCCGTTCTATACCAACCTCACGCGGAAAAAGCTCATTCTGGACTCCGCGCTCAAGGGGGAGCAGCTGCGCATCATTTCCCCCGAGCCGCTGACTAAAAACGACGCGATCGCCTTCATCGAGGCCACTCTGCTGCTCAATGGCTATGCACTCATCGAGGTGGATTCCACCACGTCGAAACTGATCAACAGCGGCGCAGGCAAAAGCCCGACCTCAGATGGCCTGAGGGTGTACCATAACATCCGCGACATTCCGAACCATGAGGAAATCTGCCACTTCATCCTCGCGCTGCGGCACATCTCCGGAGACGATGCCTCCAAGGCCTTTCAGGAGGTGATCAAAATGCATCCCTATGGGGCCATGTCGGTGGTTTCAAACAACACGGCGCTGATCATCACAGAAAACAGCGCCACGATCCGCACCATCTATGAGATCGCCCAAGTCATCGATGTGCCTTCTGCATCGGTGGAGAATGAAATGATCAAGCTGGAGAGGTCTGACGTGGAGCTCGTGGCCGAAATCATCAACGAAATTTTCGGAGAACAGGAGAAAATGGGAGGCGCTGCGCCGGAGGCACGTGCGAATGCCGGGGAAAAACTGGGTGCTCCAGGCTCCGGCGGCGCGGTGGAGACTTCTGGAAATTCCGGCGGCAGCAAGGTCAAGGTTTTCCCCTACCGACGCACAAACGAACTGCTCGTGATTGGGCGGCCGGTTGACATCATCTACATCAAAGGATTGGTGGAAAAGCTAGACCGGCAAAACCACAGCACCGACTTTGTGAAGCGGCGGCTGAAGTGGCTCAAAGTGGAGGACTTCATCTCCGTGGCATACAACGCACTGGCTAAAGACACGGACATTCAGAGCGGTGACGGCGGGGCTGTAAGCGGCGGTGGCGGACGGAGAAAAACAAAGCAGCCTGGCAGTGACGCTGATGCGCTGGGAGCAGGCGCCCTGACTGGCGGCGCAAGCGATGCCTCCCGAGGACTGAACGCCATGGCCATGGGAGCCAACAACGCTGCGGGTGGGTTGAATGGAAGAAGCGGCGGCAGCAATGCGAACCGCAGCCTGCTCTCCGCACCTGAAGAGGCCGGAGCTCCGGAGTCCATGGTGGTGGGCAAGACGCTCCTGATCGCAGACCCCCAGTCCAATAGTCTTGTTGTCTCAGGATCCCCCGAGCACATCGCACGCATTGACCAGCTGCTGCAGGAGCTGGATGTCCGTCCGCAGCAGATTTATATCTCAGCGATCATCGGCCAGCTGAGCCTCGGGCAAAACTACAATTACGGCTTCGATTTCCTGAAGATGCTGGATGACTTCAGCCTGCGTCAGACCAACGGCTCCTCCAGCAGTTCCGGTCTTGTGGGCAGCACTTCCAGCACCGGCGGGCTGTCCGCCTCCAGCGCCGTCAACTTTTCATGGAACCGCCTCAACCTCTACGGGCAGATCGGCTCTCTGAGCAGCTACATCAAGATGATCGACAGCAACAATGACTTCAAGATTCTGGCCACGCCCAGCGTCTATGCCAAGAACGCGGCCAAGTCTGTCATCTCCTCGGGGCAAAAAATCGCGGTGCCTGCCCAGATCCTGTCCAACAGCGGACTTCAGGCCGGCATCGTCAACAACAGCGTCAGCGTGGACTACCGGGATGTGCTGCTGAAGCTGGAGGTGATCCCCCTCATCAATTCTGATGACGAGGTCACCCTGCGCATTGCGCAGATCAACGACAACATCGTTGGCAGCCAGACCATCTCCGGCAACACGGTGCCGACCATCGGCACGCAGCAGCTGGTGACCGAAGTGGCCATCAAGAACAATGCGACCGTCGTTTTAGGCGGCCTCATCACAGAGCGCACGAGCAAGGAGGGCAAAGGCGCCCTGGGCCTGCGCCGGATCCCTGTGCTGAAGAATTTCTTTGGCACCACCACGACTGAGCACAAGCGGGAGGAGCTGCTGATTTTCATCCAGCCGCACATCATCAAAGCCGAGGACCCCAGCGTGACGCCCAACTCCATCGAATCCAGCCGCACCACCTTGTTCAAAGACACAAGGAATTTCGGCGGAGTCATGCTGGAGGATGTGCCCAAGGCCCTGCCGTTTCGAGAATAA
- a CDS encoding heavy-metal-associated domain-containing protein — MKKLLLVPAALFCLLLNQSDAGDAPFCYQGEVAGVVCNVCATNVKTALLKLDGVQDVKITLNKEGGNPRLTILSQSPALTREMAVKALGKAAEHYDIRSLEKTSKR, encoded by the coding sequence ATGAAAAAGCTCCTCCTTGTTCCTGCCGCCCTGTTTTGTCTTTTGCTGAACCAGTCTGATGCTGGTGATGCTCCATTCTGCTACCAGGGAGAAGTGGCCGGCGTCGTGTGCAACGTCTGCGCCACCAATGTGAAGACGGCCCTGCTCAAGCTGGATGGCGTGCAGGACGTGAAGATCACGCTCAACAAAGAAGGTGGCAATCCACGCCTGACGATCCTCTCCCAATCCCCGGCTCTCACACGCGAGATGGCAGTGAAAGCCCTCGGCAAGGCTGCGGAACATTACGACATCCGCAGCCTGGAAAAAACCTCCAAGCGCTGA
- a CDS encoding SCO family protein produces MPSYSPLFFKRFQLLLGLIALTAAMQHKMQAAPLAAGDDLQSENQRLMRRGYGDKLPDIPLVDQHGRHFRLFSDLIKDKAVIISFFYTNCEDACPVTNSKLAQMRKELKKSFGRSIQILSITVDSARDTPEKIARYARMQKVETSDPDMPDWKFLTGDAADILKVRETIGLVSNDITRKEDSKPSAHGTVLVVGNQSTGRWTLLSATGPMEQNMERLKRIAGWTQQVRYEEHRKSVLETRSAAAGQPQAEAAAAVIPAGTAATIPVLGKLTGDLTGVERAGRGVRLSELSGKVTVLSQLYTVCPHGSKAVIAAMRALNEEFGGRADFHQLSMSAASERETPEYFRSYAEGIGVGTAAPWWFVTVERPHLHAFAKDQLGLAPARLIPEEERLNTFDLYENDLRLVLLDRQGQVRGRYQVFHPDPDIGATAVEMLRRDVRHLLNEPAAAPLRNLDTASLRP; encoded by the coding sequence ATGCCTTCCTATTCCCCACTTTTTTTCAAGCGTTTTCAGCTGCTCCTTGGCCTGATAGCTTTGACGGCGGCCATGCAGCACAAGATGCAGGCCGCGCCACTCGCTGCAGGAGATGATCTGCAAAGCGAGAACCAGCGCCTCATGCGCCGGGGCTATGGCGACAAGCTGCCAGACATCCCTCTGGTGGACCAGCACGGCAGGCACTTCCGCCTGTTTTCCGATCTCATCAAAGACAAGGCGGTCATCATCAGCTTCTTCTACACCAACTGCGAAGACGCCTGTCCCGTGACGAACAGCAAGCTGGCGCAGATGCGCAAGGAGCTGAAGAAGAGCTTTGGCCGCAGCATCCAGATCCTCTCCATCACTGTGGATTCAGCCCGGGACACTCCGGAGAAGATCGCGCGGTACGCCCGCATGCAGAAGGTGGAGACGTCAGATCCAGACATGCCGGACTGGAAGTTTCTCACTGGAGATGCCGCCGACATCCTCAAGGTGCGCGAGACGATCGGTCTCGTCTCGAATGACATCACCCGCAAAGAAGACAGCAAGCCCAGCGCCCATGGCACTGTGCTCGTGGTGGGGAATCAGTCCACTGGACGCTGGACCCTCCTTTCCGCCACGGGTCCGATGGAACAGAACATGGAGCGCCTGAAGCGCATCGCTGGCTGGACCCAGCAGGTGCGCTATGAGGAGCATCGAAAATCCGTGCTGGAGACCCGCTCTGCAGCGGCCGGGCAGCCACAGGCTGAGGCAGCTGCTGCAGTCATCCCTGCAGGCACTGCCGCCACCATCCCCGTGCTGGGAAAGCTCACAGGAGATCTCACCGGCGTGGAGCGTGCGGGCCGTGGCGTCCGTCTCTCGGAGCTGAGCGGGAAAGTGACCGTCTTGAGCCAGCTCTACACTGTCTGCCCGCATGGCTCCAAAGCCGTCATCGCCGCCATGCGCGCACTGAATGAGGAGTTCGGCGGACGTGCGGACTTCCACCAGCTTTCCATGAGCGCGGCCAGCGAGCGCGAGACGCCGGAATACTTCCGCTCGTATGCCGAGGGCATCGGCGTGGGCACCGCGGCACCCTGGTGGTTTGTCACCGTGGAGCGTCCGCATCTCCATGCCTTTGCCAAAGATCAGCTCGGTCTGGCACCCGCAAGACTGATTCCTGAAGAGGAACGCCTGAACACCTTTGATCTCTACGAGAACGACCTCCGCCTCGTGCTGCTGGACCGTCAGGGCCAGGTGCGTGGGCGCTACCAGGTCTTTCATCCTGATCCCGACATCGGAGCCACGGCTGTCGAGATGCTCCGGCGGGATGTCCGCCACCTCCTGAATGAACCCGCCGCTGCTCCGCTGCGCAACCTCGACACCGCCTCCCTACGCCCATGA
- a CDS encoding PEP-CTERM sorting domain-containing protein (PEP-CTERM proteins occur, often in large numbers, in the proteomes of bacteria that also encode an exosortase, a predicted intramembrane cysteine proteinase. The presence of a PEP-CTERM domain at a protein's C-terminus predicts cleavage within the sorting domain, followed by covalent anchoring to some some component of the (usually Gram-negative) cell surface. Many PEP-CTERM proteins exhibit an unusual sequence composition that includes large numbers of potential glycosylation sites. Expression of one such protein has been shown restore the ability of a bacterium to form floc, a type of biofilm.), whose translation MQTLQRFIFLLIFLSALFIAATMAPAQTNLGWNTFDYGSTTTLGPTISTFGGVLDISSRIGITDIYGGAGSLGNGTAGNLAYLHDSNWLVGGIGTSLDGIRGDLGTASELVFDFHGAARLDSLALTISGLTFGSSAYNAQGFNTSSDDPMMWFNTSNGVYSISEQEMTSATSFFIDGTAAGAENGYVDFAYFTQKMGFDTTITSFGLRETNGNLWVKDIYVGDFTDTYPVPEPGSALLMLSSALVLLRRRRPSHASSIFSRLAVG comes from the coding sequence ATGCAGACTCTCCAGAGATTCATCTTCCTCCTCATCTTCCTCAGCGCGCTCTTCATTGCGGCGACCATGGCTCCGGCCCAGACCAATCTTGGCTGGAACACGTTTGACTATGGCAGCACCACCACGCTGGGACCTACGATCAGCACCTTCGGCGGTGTGCTCGACATCAGCAGCCGCATTGGCATCACAGACATCTATGGCGGCGCGGGCTCCCTCGGAAACGGCACGGCTGGCAATTTGGCCTACCTGCATGACAGCAACTGGCTCGTCGGCGGCATCGGCACTTCACTCGACGGCATTCGTGGGGATCTTGGAACTGCGAGCGAGCTGGTCTTTGACTTCCACGGAGCTGCGCGCCTGGACAGCCTGGCGCTGACCATCAGCGGGCTCACTTTTGGTTCCTCTGCTTATAACGCGCAGGGCTTCAATACGAGCAGCGATGACCCCATGATGTGGTTCAACACCAGCAACGGCGTCTACAGCATCTCCGAGCAGGAAATGACATCAGCTACCAGCTTCTTCATTGATGGCACCGCCGCCGGGGCGGAAAACGGCTACGTGGACTTTGCCTACTTCACTCAAAAGATGGGGTTCGACACCACCATCACCAGTTTTGGCCTGCGTGAGACGAACGGCAACCTCTGGGTCAAGGACATCTACGTGGGTGACTTCACTGACACCTATCCCGTGCCCGAGCCAGGTTCTGCGCTGCTCATGCTCAGCAGTGCCTTGGTGCTGCTGCGCCGTCGCCGCCCTTCACACGCTTCCTCAATTTTCTCCCGACTGGCTGTTGGATGA
- a CDS encoding cytochrome-c peroxidase, whose translation MSSFGSCLAQGFVLSKELPETDEVIIAAGEQAKLLRSLKTLPVPGPMNLEEFVKDRRQAQILGKALFWDMQVGSDGVTSCATCHFHAGADTRVTNTLAPSLLRVDESGHPAPVTVVDGGANRTLKTSDFPFHRLSNPNDRHSQVLSDSAHIAGSQGVTKERFGGVYPRRSEEVRDLVPDSAYQVGGVNTRRVAPRNTPSVINAVYFLRNFWDGRAQDVFNGVNPFGTRDPNAFVIQATTPDTMQEVQVRLRCSSLASQAVGPPLSDVEMSAAGRSFADIGKKVLALRPLAKQTVHAEDSLLGELLHPSGKGLSIQTYFDLVKAAFHPKWWQGMHWVDATSTGAPAVVAAPASPGARQYNHASWNFALFFGIAIQMYESTLVSNDAPFDRYAEGNDGALTPQQKWGLNLFKGKAKCVSCHNGPEFSAATVSKLNDLEIAVAGDPLIKLPGTRGARASVPERIERMVFASLPPVADASGMVNTTGHHVVYDNGFYNIGVRPTHEDLGVGANDPFGNPLSESRLFYAGRLQELELPLPIFAVDQHYAPSADGSFKTPSLRNVELTAPYFHNGGQLTLKQVVDFYNRGGDFRDNNIADVPVDITELGLTPAEKEAIIAFLYSLTDPRVKYERAPFDHPQLLVPNGHPVNADGSVQTDARGQALTIFQEIPAVGRKGGPGTPNFTTK comes from the coding sequence TTGAGTTCATTTGGCAGCTGTCTGGCCCAAGGCTTTGTCCTTTCCAAGGAACTGCCAGAAACGGACGAGGTGATCATTGCCGCCGGCGAGCAGGCCAAGCTGCTGCGGAGTCTGAAAACGCTTCCTGTGCCGGGGCCGATGAACCTCGAAGAATTTGTCAAAGACCGCCGGCAGGCGCAGATTTTGGGCAAGGCCCTTTTCTGGGACATGCAGGTGGGGAGTGACGGAGTCACCTCCTGCGCGACGTGCCATTTCCACGCTGGTGCAGACACCCGTGTCACCAATACGCTAGCACCCAGCCTGCTGCGTGTGGATGAGAGCGGCCACCCCGCCCCCGTGACTGTGGTGGATGGCGGTGCCAACCGCACGCTGAAGACATCCGACTTTCCGTTTCATCGTCTTTCCAATCCGAATGACCGGCATTCGCAGGTGCTGAGCGACTCAGCACACATTGCAGGCTCTCAAGGGGTGACCAAGGAGCGTTTTGGCGGGGTTTACCCCAGACGATCCGAGGAGGTGCGTGATCTCGTGCCGGATTCCGCTTATCAAGTGGGCGGAGTGAACACCAGGCGCGTGGCTCCCAGAAACACGCCATCGGTCATCAATGCGGTGTACTTTTTGCGCAACTTCTGGGACGGCCGCGCCCAGGACGTCTTCAACGGCGTCAATCCTTTCGGCACACGGGACCCGAATGCGTTTGTGATCCAGGCTACCACACCGGACACGATGCAGGAGGTGCAGGTGAGGCTCAGATGCTCCAGCCTGGCATCCCAGGCGGTGGGACCGCCGCTGAGTGACGTGGAGATGTCGGCTGCGGGACGCAGCTTTGCAGACATTGGCAAAAAGGTTCTGGCCCTTCGTCCGCTGGCAAAGCAGACGGTCCATGCCGAGGACAGCCTGCTTGGAGAGCTGCTGCACCCGTCTGGCAAAGGCCTGTCTATTCAGACCTACTTTGATTTGGTCAAAGCCGCCTTCCACCCAAAATGGTGGCAGGGCATGCACTGGGTGGATGCCACCTCTACAGGTGCACCTGCGGTGGTGGCTGCTCCGGCCAGCCCGGGTGCCAGACAATACAACCACGCCAGCTGGAACTTTGCCCTCTTCTTTGGCATCGCCATCCAGATGTATGAGTCCACCTTGGTGTCTAATGACGCGCCTTTTGACCGCTATGCAGAGGGAAATGACGGCGCGCTCACGCCCCAGCAGAAGTGGGGGCTGAATTTGTTCAAAGGAAAGGCCAAGTGTGTTTCCTGCCATAATGGGCCCGAATTTTCCGCAGCCACGGTTTCAAAGCTGAATGACCTCGAGATTGCCGTGGCGGGAGATCCGCTGATCAAGCTGCCTGGCACGCGGGGCGCACGCGCCAGTGTGCCAGAGAGGATCGAGCGCATGGTTTTCGCCTCGCTGCCGCCCGTGGCAGATGCCTCAGGCATGGTGAATACGACCGGACACCATGTGGTGTATGACAACGGCTTCTACAATATCGGCGTGCGGCCCACGCATGAGGATCTCGGCGTCGGCGCGAATGATCCCTTTGGCAATCCTCTTTCCGAGTCCCGCTTGTTTTACGCCGGCAGGCTGCAGGAATTGGAGCTCCCGCTGCCAATCTTCGCCGTCGACCAGCACTATGCACCTTCTGCCGATGGCTCGTTCAAAACACCGTCTCTGCGCAACGTCGAACTCACGGCTCCTTATTTTCACAATGGCGGGCAGCTCACGCTGAAGCAGGTGGTGGACTTCTACAACCGTGGCGGAGACTTCCGCGACAACAACATTGCAGATGTGCCCGTGGACATCACCGAGCTGGGGCTGACTCCGGCGGAAAAAGAGGCCATCATTGCCTTTCTGTACAGCCTGACGGACCCCCGGGTCAAATATGAGCGTGCGCCCTTTGACCACCCCCAGCTGCTCGTGCCCAATGGCCACCCCGTCAATGCCGACGGCAGCGTCCAGACAGACGCGCGTGGACAAGCGCTCACCATTTTCCAGGAAATCCCTGCCGTAGGCCGCAAGGGAGGTCCTGGCACCCCAAACTTCACCACCAAATAA
- a CDS encoding response regulator, which yields MRNKATRRAKGSPTRIALVEDDPVYRAYLSGLLKNTPEVELVHAWESAEALVADRRFLEVDLLFIDLELPGLSGVELTANLQKLPTPPLCVMLTSSSEPEDVFAAMRSGASGYLVKTADPEIFAERLRQIIQDGVSLSPVIAQMLMDEFRHNSVSPAQKKSALRNLTTREREVLSSMAKHGNAKEVGAALGLSHETVRVHMKKIYQKLHVKSKEEALEVLAQQKKD from the coding sequence ATGAGAAATAAAGCCACACGTCGAGCCAAAGGCAGTCCTACGCGGATCGCACTGGTGGAGGACGACCCCGTTTACCGTGCCTACCTCTCAGGGCTGCTGAAGAACACACCCGAGGTGGAGCTGGTGCATGCCTGGGAGAGCGCCGAGGCGCTGGTGGCAGACAGGCGCTTTCTGGAGGTGGACCTGCTCTTCATCGATCTGGAACTGCCGGGGCTCAGCGGTGTGGAACTGACCGCGAATCTGCAAAAGCTGCCCACCCCACCGCTGTGTGTGATGCTGACCTCCTCCAGCGAGCCTGAAGACGTCTTTGCGGCCATGCGCAGCGGCGCCTCAGGCTATCTGGTGAAGACGGCGGACCCGGAGATTTTTGCGGAGCGGCTGCGGCAGATCATCCAGGATGGCGTGAGCCTGAGTCCGGTGATCGCGCAGATGCTGATGGATGAATTCCGCCACAACTCGGTTTCGCCCGCGCAGAAAAAAAGCGCGCTGCGCAACCTGACCACGCGTGAGCGCGAGGTGCTGAGCTCCATGGCCAAGCACGGCAACGCCAAAGAGGTGGGTGCCGCCCTGGGCCTGAGCCACGAGACCGTGCGGGTGCACATGAAGAAGATCTACCAGAAGCTGCACGTGAAGTCGAAGGAGGAGGCACTGGAGGTGCTGGCGCAGCAAAAGAAGGATTAG